TTGTGGGCGACCAGGTTGGACGGCAGCGGGCCCTTGCCGGTGTCGATCGCCAGATACACGTCCACCGCAGCGGTGCGGGTGGACAGCAGGTGGCCCAGGTGGTCGTAGCTGTAGCGGGTGGTGACGCCGGTGAGCACTTCGCCGTTGGCGAGGACGGTGTCCGGCTGCGTGGTGGACAGGCGGTTGCCGAAGGCGTCATAAGTGTTGGTGACGACGCCTTCGTCGGCATGGATCTCCCGTGCCAGGTTGCCGGCGGTGTCGTAGACGTATTGCGTCAGCGCGCCGCGGCCGTCGACCGTGCCGACCAGGCGGCCGAGGGCATCGTAGCGGCTCGTCTGCAGGGCCGTCTGGCTGCCTTTCGCGCCCAGGGCCGTGCCCGACGTCTGCTGGTTGGCGCCATTGTAGGTGTACGACAGCTTCCAGTTCGGGTCGCGCGGGTCGGTGATCGACAGCACGTTGCCCCAGCGGTCCAGGGTCAGCTGGTTGCCCTGGAAGGCCGGCTTGCCGCCGGCACGGACGGTGTTGCCGAGGCAGGACTGCAATCTGCCTAGTAGAAACGCCGCTGCCTACCTAGCTGAACGAAGGCAGGTTTGTTTTCAGATCGGGTAGCCTTCCTATTGCATAATCCCGCCCTATATTGGAATACGCATTATTAGCGACCGGATAATTTTATCCCCATCAGATTCGTTCTCTAGGACATCAATAGGTGAGCGATTCCCCAAAGCTGCGCATGGCTGTATAAGCCAATCAACAGAGTGTATCCCAAATATACTCGTCAGAACGGCAGCAAATTCAGAATTAAAGAGCCTTGACTGATAAAGTTCCTTCTCCGGCCAACGCGACCACTCTGAATCGAATGCCTCTAAAAAACTCTGCCAAGCTAGGTCGCCTGGATACTCGTCACGCAGAAACTCTGTATTAGTCATTTTTTCTCGTGGGAAATATAATCAAATTATTGCCACTCGGATTTTTTGCTGAGGAGCAAGGATGCCATCAAACCCGCTATGTCGAGCAAAGTTCCCGAGTTGATGTGTGGTGGTATAGCTATCACCGATTATCTTTGACAAAGGAACGCCTAACTCTTGACGTGTACGGGGGCTGGTTAGGTCAAGCACTCTCTGTAAACTAACTTCCCTACTCACAGAATACGCCCTGTAGTCTGCCCGTAATGTCCGATCTCAGCAAGTGCGGTACCTTGTGTGGTGGCACGATAGGTAGAGCCAACACCTGGGCCGGAATATCTATAGTTGGCAGCGATATTACCCGGATGTATCTCGAAAGTTGTTGCTACCCCGGACGGACTCTCTAGCCTGTAAACTGTTGTAGTTCTTGGCGAGAACTTATCATACGTGGTATCCCCAAATCCATAATAGCCGGACGGTTCAATATCACGCTATCTGGACGTGGTGGAGCAAATGGTTCCCCAGGTTTCGCCTAGCTCTACCTGCGAGGCTGCCAGAAAATGGGATCGCATTGTCCACAAATGCTGCGGCACTGCGAGATCCGGTCCAAGCTTCAACACCCATTATATGTCGCTGTGTTGTGCGCATTACCCGACCACAAACGGGTCAGCCCAGTGCCAATCGTGAGAGGGTGACCCTATCCGCGCAGAACCAGAAATCTATTTTTCTGACTTGGGTAGGTTAGGTTTGTAATTAGGGTTGGGGACAAATTCTCCAGTCAAATTCCCCTTCTTATCAACCCTCCATGCCCCAACAACGGCTTCCGGAGGAACATAGTCCGTCGGCGCAAACGAGCCTTCAATTTTGTACACCCAGCCGTTAGGATTTGCGCGTGCGGTCTCCACCACGTCCTCTGTAATCCCGTGCTCTAGTTCGCCGTTTTTCATTTCAAACTCCCAAGCCAGTTCTCGTACCCAATTTCCTGCTCTTTAACAGTGCCTACCTGATCAAGCGTTGCCGCGCCAAGAACATCTACCAGATCTTCATCGCTGGTTTGAAGCCCATGGATTAATAAATAGACCTTCCTGCCGCCTCCCATTTGCAGCATCATGCGGGATGGGTACGCGTCCGTTCGAGCAGCGTTACAAAGCAAGAGGTAACCGTCCCGCTCAATTCGCAGGCAGAACTTTATTAAAGCGCCAAACAAATTATGATCTACAAAGGGCATCAACCCGAACGACTTGCTTTTAATCGTAAGCTTAATTGAGGAGTCCCGCGAAAACTCAATTTCACAACGCTCCTCAGCTCCTTCTAGCGACGCAATACTTACATCATAGATATTCATCGAGTCCTCTTAAGGAATGTAGTCTGGGCTCTTAATAAATGGGCCAATAAATTCTCCATTCGGCCCTATCGCTCGCCCTCCCATGATACCTAGTGATTGGATACCCCCAGGAACAGCCTTGTTCGCATTGGACTCCCGTGCCGTGTAGAACTGACGATCTGATAAGGCTGCAAACTCAAGTGCGTCTGCCGCTGCTGGGGCCTGCAGAGTAGGGCCTATGCTCCTTGGATTCAGTCCGAATAAAATGTTAAGACGATGTTCAGCGTTATCTGGGCTGATTATGATCTGCGGGACTTGTTCCCGATAGTTAGGAAGCAAGTCGTCGCCGGTGGCATGCCGGGCGTTATATTCTCCTAAGTCGCCAAGCCAATCCTTTTCTTCACCAAGCCGCTGCCGAACGCTCAAACCGTACCACAGCCGGTTGCGCACGGCATTCTTCTTGGTGTCGAAGATCGAGATCCGGTTGCCGTTGGCATCGTACGTCTGGTGACCACCGAGCCGTCCGCTGCCAGCGTGGTCTTGAGCTCCTTGTACGCGTCGCGATAGTCGTACTCGATGCGGTAGATGCCCTTGTTTTTGCCGTCGGCGGTAGAGACCCCGGACTGGCTGATGCGTCCGGCGTCGTCGTAGTGACGCTCGTCGATCAGCAGGCCGTCGCGCCGGATCGTCGACAGGCGGCCGGCCGCGTCGTAGCGGTAGGTCTCGGTCGTTTCGGCGTCCTTCTCGGTCCCGTAGGAGATGAAGTTGTTAATGACGCGGGTGCCCGTGTACGTGTCGCTCAGGCGGTTGCCGGAGCGGTCGTAGGTGATCTCGTGGCCGGTGCCGCGCACGGCCTTGCCGCGGCCTTGCGCCCCAGCTGCACTTCTATCCTATTGCTCTGGTTGAGGAGCGGGTGATCGACTGGGCCTGCTCTATGCAATATCCTGGGGTATGGGTGTAGCCAGAAATTTGCCGTAAATGCCGCTGAGCAGATCGTTAGCCATCTCTTCGGGGGCAATATTCTTTCCTGCGCCGCAGCGGACGAGAATATTTCTTAGCGTTAGAAATAATCATTACCAAAACCGTCCGTCTGATTTCTAGTGCTTTGAAAGCAGCGCAGCGATTTCCTTCTGCCCCCTTTCCACTGCATACGCCAATGCGTCCATTTCTTTCATTGACTCCCCGGTGTATCGTACAGTCACGTCAATTCCGTTTGAAATCAGAATCCGCGAAACTTCCACGTGACCGCCATAAATTGAACTAAACAAAGGATTTCTTTCTGGTTCACTTGTATCCATTGCTGCCCCATGCGAAAGCAAATACCTGACCACTTCTATCCTTCCGTCAGAAGCTGCTTCATTCAAAGCGCTCCCACCTAACGCACCACCTCTAGTATTTATATCTGCGCCATGAGCAATAAGATAATGGATAATATCGATATTTCCCGCAGCTGATGCAACGTGAAGTAGTGTGCCGAACGGTGTCATGGCGTTAATTAGACTAGTGTCCTCTGTGAGCAGATGTCGAGCCACCTCATTGTTGAAGTTTTTTATTGCATCATAAGCATCTTTTAATTTATTCATGTTATTTCCTCTGCGCTGCTAATTGCCCAAGTCGTTCGAGTTGCTTGACGACGTCTGCTCTCGAGCCACCGAATTGTTCAACCTGTTTTAATTGATCAACTACGTTTCTTAACGCTTCCTCACCATGCTGCCCCTGCACGCGATTCGGTGCCCAAGTCAGATTTTCGGGCCCATAGATAGGGTCAATTTCATAACGCCGCAATAGGTCCTGCCCCTCTCTCACCAATGCCTTCTGTGTGGAACCATTACCTTGCTTGAATAAAATATGATGTGCATGAGGGTCAATCATGCCTTCCGGAGGGCCACCAATTAAATTCTTGAGATATGCGCCATAGTTAAATTTGTCCGGCGGCACCAGTTTGAATGGGAGCGGGCCACCACTGTAAAGCGCATTGTCAACATCAAGAGAAAGTCGAATGCTATGCTGTCCATACTCCGATAAGAACTTTCCGGCTACTCCGAGTCCGGCACCGTAAACGACAGAGTCACCGAACTCCCGGCCAGCGAAACCATACTGCCCGCTCTGTCCATCTGTCGCGAGATGTATGGCGTTTTGGCTTGCTTGATAGGTGAGGTCGAAAGAGCCTCCTGCCGCCGCGCCGGCCAAACTATAGGCGAAATAGCCACTTCCTGCACGGTTAGCGACAAATCCGCCGACCCGGCCAGCGATGGCCATGCTAGCAACGCTCGTCGTAGCGTCCAAGGCAGTCGCTCTCCAGAAGTTCGAACTGGATAGCAATCCATTTGCCTCGGCGCGTATGCGACCATCATGACGCTCGACGAATCCTGCTGTCACAAAATTCCACGTGGCATAGGCTGTCTTACGGCCAGCGTAACTCACGGCATCCCATGTACCTCTTGCTCCGTTGGCGATATTAGCTTCGACTTGCGCGTCAGTAATCCCAAGTGCGTACGCGTTGGTATTACCTTCGGCGAATCGATGATAAGTCGCTTCCAACCCTGCCATTGCCGCGTGATCGCTCGTCGCTAGTGCGTTGAAGCCACGTAGGGTGATGTAATCACCATTTAAGTCACCTTCCCCGGCCGCCGATGGGATCGACATTTGCGGTCCAGTGTTACGGGAGATTATTCCAAGGTCAGCTAAATGGTCGCGCTTTGCATATGCCTCCTCGGTCAGAGTCGCCTCTGGGTAGTAGGTCTTGTTGAGCTGCTCGCGCGCTTGATCAAACACATTCCTACCAGGGCTCGAATCGTCGTTGGCATTCCCGGAGTGATCGTCGCTGCCGCCCCAGTTCTCGTGAGCCAAACTCTGCCCCAACGCATTACCAAACGCATCCGCAGCAATCTGCGTAATCTCAATTTTACCCCCACGCGCGACGGCAGTAGCTACGCCGGCTGCAAAGCCAATGGTAGTGGCCTTGGTCAGCGGGCTGCCCTTGAGGAATTGGGCCACTGGGTTGCTTCCGCCGAGGTACTGCGAGACAGCGTCTCCGACCCCAGCCCCGACAGCCGAAGCCGCCACATTGCGCCACTCGAACCCATCCTGGAGTCCGACAGCGACCGATACCGCTTGGGTAACGGCATTGGCAATCGCTGCCCTAGCCATCGTTCCCACGATGTCGGATCCATTGCCGCCCCACCCATTACGTTACTAAGCGCTGCGCGTCCGACAGACTTCCAGCTGAACTTATCCTGCATGTCCATCGCCATGCCTGCGCCCTGGCTGGCGATCGAGCCAGCCGCGCCGGAGAGCGCCAATGTGCCCAGCTGTCCAGCAATACTTGTTCCCAAAAGTGGACCAAGCACTACGGCCGCCATAGCCGTTACCGCTACTGCGATGACGACCATGATGACCTGACCCAAAACGCCACACCCCTTGGCCTTCGGCGGCGGCATCACCGGCGCGGTATTGCCGATCTGTTCGCTCGGGTCGTACGGCTTGTACGTGTCGTAGTCCCCGTGCACCGTGTTGACCCGCGCCGGAATCCGCAGAATATCGCCCACCTTCAGCGCCGATTCCGCCGTCAGCGCATTCGCATCCGCGATCAGGTACCACAGGTTGGCGTCCCCCCACACGCTCTGGGCGATGCTTTGCAGCGTCTCGTTGGCGCTTTGCACGCTGTAGCTGCTTGGTGCCGCGACCATCGATGGGCTTGTCACGGGCAGGTAGTTCGAACCCAGGAGGTTGTCCTTGTCGCCGTCTTCCTCGCCCAGCACGTTGCCGTTGACGATCAGGTTGAAGCCGCCGTCCTTGCCCTCGGGCTTGTACGACTGCACGTGACCGTCCGCGTCGTACCACAGCCGGTTGCGTACGGTCGTCTTGTCGGTCTTGGTTTCCAGGATCGAGATCCGGTTGCCGTTGGCGTCATAGGTGCTGGTGACCACCGAGCCGTCCTTGGCCAGCGTGGTCTTCAGCTCCTTGTACGCGTCGCGATAGTCGTACTCGATGCGGTAGATACCCTTGTTTTTGCCGTCGGCGGCGGACACCACGTCATAGCCGGTCAGGTTGCCCATTTCGTCGTAGCCGTTGAACCAGATGTCCTGCATCCCGTCGAGGCTGGCGTTCAGGTCCTTCTGGCGGGTCATGTGGCCGAAGACGTTGTACGTATAGACCCGCTGGGCGATGTCGATTCCCAGCGCCTTGAGCACGTCGGCCACGCCGCGTGCGCCTTTTGCCGCCAGGCCGGACTGGCTGATGCGTCCGGCGTCGTCGTAGTGACGCTCGTCGATCAGCAGGCCGTCGCGCCGGATCGATTGCAGGCGGCCAGCCGCGTCGTAGCGGTAGGTCTCGGTCGTTTCGGCGTCCTTCTCGGTCCCGTAGGAGATGAAGTTGTTGATGACGCGGGTGCCCGAGTACGTGTCGCTCAGGCGGTTGCCGGAGCGGTCGTAGGTGATCTCGTGGCCGGTGCCGCGCACGGCCTTGCCGCGGCCTTGCGCATCCACTTCCCAGTTGCCGTTGACGATCGTCTGGCGGTTCATCGCGTCGAAGGCGTTGAACTTCGTGATCGGATCGGCATTGCCATAGCGGCTGACGATCTTGACGCGGTTGCCGTTGGCGTCGTACTCGTAGTCCAGCGTCACCAGGTCGTCCTGGACGCGCGTGATGCGGTTCAGGTTGTCGACGGTGAGGGTGTTGTTCTGCAGGCGCGTCGGCGCGTCTTGCGGCTTGCCCAGGTAGACCTGGCGCTCGCCGACGCGGTTGCCGGCGCTGTCGTAGGCGTAGACGGTCGACAGGGACGTGGCCCTGTCGTCGATGCGCACGAGGTTGTCGCCGCTGTAGGTGTAGTAGAGCTTCTG
This is a stretch of genomic DNA from Pseudoduganella chitinolytica. It encodes these proteins:
- a CDS encoding ankyrin repeat domain-containing protein, coding for MNKLKDAYDAIKNFNNEVARHLLTEDTSLINAMTPFGTLLHVASAAGNIDIIHYLIAHGADINTRGGALGGSALNEAASDGRIEVVRYLLSHGAAMDTSEPERNPLFSSIYGGHVEVSRILISNGIDVTVRYTGESMKEMDALAYAVERGQKEIAALLSKH
- a CDS encoding AHH domain-containing protein encodes the protein MAQFLKGSPLTKATTIGFAAGVATAVARGGKIEITQIAADAFGNALGQSLAHENWGGSDDHSGNANDDSSPGRNVFDQAREQLNKTYYPEATLTEEAYAKRDHLADLGIISRNTGPQMSIPSAAGEGDLNGDYITLRGFNALATSDHAAMAGLEATYHRFAEGNTNAYALGITDAQVEANIANGARGTWDAVSYAGRKTAYATWNFVTAGFVERHDGRIRAEANGLLSSSNFWRATALDATTSVASMAIAGRVGGFVANRAGSGYFAYSLAGAAAGGSFDLTYQASQNAIHLATDGQSGQYGFAGREFGDSVVYGAGLGVAGKFLSEYGQHSIRLSLDVDNALYSGGPLPFKLVPPDKFNYGAYLKNLIGGPPEGMIDPHAHHILFKQGNGSTQKALVREGQDLLRRYEIDPIYGPENLTWAPNRVQGQHGEEALRNVVDQLKQVEQFGGSRADVVKQLERLGQLAAQRK
- a CDS encoding antitoxin Xre/MbcA/ParS toxin-binding domain-containing protein — its product is MTNTEFLRDEYPGDLAWQSFLEAFDSEWSRWPEKELYQSRLFNSEFAAVLTSIFGIHSVDWLIQPCAALGNRSPIDVLENESDGDKIIRSLIMRIPI